The genomic window CGCGTCCGCCGACCCGCCGCCGGCGGCGTCGAGCCTGGCGCGTCTGCAGTCGGCGGTGCGGTCCTTCCACCGCCATCTGGTGCGGGAAGGACTCTCCGACGACGACCCCACGGGGCGCCTTCGGCCCCCGAAGGCGGCGCGTCGTCTGCCGAAGGCTCTCACCATCGCGCAGGTGGAAGCGCTGCTCGAGGCATCGGGACCCGCGGCATCCGATGCCCAGCCCGGCGACCTCGCGGGGCTTCGCGACCGCGCGCTGCTGGAGCTGCTGTACGCGACGGGTGCCCGGATCTCGGAGATCGTCCAGCTCGACGTCGACGACCTGGCACACGGCGACGTGCTGCGCGTGCGCGGAAAGGGCGACAAGGAGCGCATCGTTCCGATCGGCTCCTATGCGCGCACCGCGGTCGACGCGTACCTCACTCGGGTGCGACCGGAGCTCTCGCGACGGGGGCGTGCGACACCACGGCTGTTCCTCGGCGTCCGCGGGGCCCCGCTGTCGCGGCAGAGTGCGTGGCTGGTCATCCGGCAGGCGGCCGACCGTGCCGGGCTGACGGCGCACGTTTCGCCGCACACCCTGCGGCATTCGTTCGCGACGCACCTGCTGCAGGGGGGAGCCGACGTGCGCGTCGTGCAGGAGCTGCTCGGCCACGCCTCGGTGACAACGACCCAGATCTACACCTACGTCTCGCCCGACGCGCTGCGCGACGTGTACGTGACGTCCCACCCCCGCGCCCGCTGACCCGCGGCGCGCGCCCGCGGCCACGGCCACGGTGGGCCCGCGCCGCACCGCGTCACCCCCCCCGATCGGTGAAACGAATACGGGCGGCCGAGACAGTGGGTAATCCCCCCAGTCTCGGCCGCCCGTATTCGTCTCAGCGTGTGGTGGGGCCGGCGGGGCGGTGGTGGGTGGGGTTTGCACGGCCGGCCGATCAGCGGGTGGCGCGAGCGGGACGCCAGACTGAGGGGCATGTCGACCACAGCCGCGACCACCCTCCGTCCGCCGCGCGCGCTCGCCGTGTTCTGGATCGTCGCCGCGGCGGCCGGGTGGGTGGTGTCGTTCCTGCTGTACCAGGAGTACATCGGGCAGCTGACAGGAGCGGACCCGCTGTTCTCGTGCCAGATCAGCGTGCTGGTCACGTGCGGGCCCAACCTGCTTTCGCCCGGCGGCAACCTGCTCGGGTTCAGCAACTCGATCATCGGCATGACGCTCTTCCTCGGACCGATCTACGCCGGCATCAGTGCGCTCGCCGCCCCCGACGGGCTGCGGGCGTGGTTCTGGCGCGTGTTCACCGTGTTCGTCCTCGGCGGCTTCCTGCTGGTGCACGTCTTCGCCTACCGCAGTGTCTTCGAGTACGGCTCCCTGTGCCCCTGGTGCATGGTCGTGTGGCTCGTGACCATTCCGCTCTTCTGGTTCACGCTCGGCTGGGCGCTCCGAGACGGCGTGTGGGGGCGGATGCCGCGCCTCGGCGCCGCGCTGCTGGGCTGGGCGCCGCTTCTCACCGTCGTGAACTACGCCCTCATCGCCGTCGTCGCGCAGCTTCGGCTCGACGTACTCGGCAGTCTCTGACCCCGCCCGATTGGCGCCGACGCGCCGTGTGCTGGCAAGGTGAGTCCTCGTACCTCTGAAGAGGCAATGAATCACCTATGAAAAAGAGAGACCACACCATGAAGCTCGCTCGTCCCCAGGTCGCCTTCGCCGGCCTCGTCGTGCTCGGCATGACCACGCTGACCGCGTGTTCCGCCGCGTCGCTGCCCAACACCGGTTCGGAGCCCGTCCGCGATGCTGAAAGCGGCCAGGTCACCGAGAGCTCCGACGCTGTCGACGTGTTCTCGATCCGCGTGGGTGACTGCCTCAACACGTCGGAGCTCAGCGGCGAGACCGAGCTGGAGAGCGTCCCCATCGTCCCCTGCGACGAGCCGCACGAGGACGAGGTCTACCACGCGTTCGACTCCGCGTCGTCGGAGTTCCCCGGCACCGACGCGCTCTCGGCCGAGGCCGACGAGACGTGCATCGCCGAGTTCGCCACCTTCGTGGGCACGCCCTGGGAGGAGTCGGCGCTGGAGTACTGGCCGATGTACCCCAGCGAGCAGTCCTGGGCAGGTGGGGACCGCGAGATCCTCTGCATGCTGTACGACCCCACGGTCGAGACCGTGACCGGCACGCTCGCCGGCGCGGCACGCTAGTCGCCATCGCCGGAGGGTCGCCACCGCGCGCCCTCCGGCGATCGCCCACGTGACGGCTAGAATCGGTGCAGGCATCCCAGAGGGCAGGAGCATCGGTGGCGGGTAAGGCACAGGCGGCGAAGACCGCGGCGGGGGACACACCCATCGGTCCCACCGGCCGCCCCTATCAGGGCTTCCCGACCCCACCCAAGCTCAACGGCCACGGTCCCGCACGCATCATCTCGCTGTGCAACCAGAAGGGCGGCGTCGGCAAGACGACGACCACCATCAACCTCGCCGCCTCGCTGGCCGAGTACGGCCGCCGGGTGCTCGCGGTGGACTTCGACCCGCAGGGTGCCCTCTCGGCGGGTCTCGGCATCGCGACGCACGAGATCCCCACCATCTACGACCTGCTGCTGGACAGCAAGCGCGACCCGCACGAGGTGATCGTGCCCACCGCCGTCGAGGGCCTGGACATCCTCCCCGCCAACATCGACCTGTCGGCGGCCGAGGTGCACCTGGTCAACGAGGTCGCCCGTGAGACGATCCTCGCCCGCGTGCTGCGCAAGGTCGCCGGGGAGTACGACGTCATCCTGGTCGACTGCCAGCCGTCGCTCGGCCTGCTGACGGTCAACGCGCTCACCGCCAGCCACGGCGTGCTCATCCCGCTCGAGTGCGAGTTCTTCGCGCTCCGCGGCGTCGCGCTGCTCATCGAGACGATCGACAAGGTGCGCGACCGCCTCAACCCCACGATCGAGCTCGACGGCGTGCTGGCCACCATGTACGACCCGCGCACCCTGCACTCGCGCGAGGTGCTGGAGCGAGTGGTCGACGCGTTCGGCGACGACGTGCTCGAGACCGTCATCGGCCGCACGGTGAAGTTCCCCGACGCCTCGGTGTCGGGCGTGCCGATCATCGATTTCGCGCCGGAGCACCCGGCCGCCCAGGCATACCTGCGGCTGGCGCGGGAGCTGGTCGCCCGTGGCGCCGTCGCCTGACGACGACACGTCCGCCGTCGTCGAGCCATCGACGAACGCCGAGGCCGAGACGGCCACCCCCGGATTCCGCGTGTCCCTCGACGTGTTCGACGGCCCGTTCGACCTGCTGCTGTCGCTCATCTCGCAGCACGAGCTCGACATCACCGAGGTCGCCCTCAGCCGGGTGACCGACGAGTTCATCGCCTACCTGCGATCGATGCAGACCGCGGAGCAGCTCGACGAGGCATCCGAGTTCCTCGTCGTCGCCGTGACGCTCCTGGACATGAAGGTGGCCGGCCTGCTGCCGCAGGGCGAGCTGGTGGATGCCGAGTCGGTCGCGCTCCTCGAGGCGCGCGACCTGCTCTTCGCGCGTCTGCTGCAGTACCGCGCGTTCAAAGAGGTCTCGGCGTGGTTCGCCCAGCACCTGCAGGCCGAGGATCGGCGGCACACCCGATCGGTGCCGCTCGAGGAGAAGTACCGTCGCGCCGTGCCGGAACTGGTGTGGACCCTCTCGCCCGACGACTTCGCCGCACTGGCCGTCGTCGCCATGGCCCCCAAGGAGATCCCGCACGTCGGACTCGACCACCTGCACGCGCCGCTGGTGTCGATCCGTGAGCAGGCGGCGATCGTCGTCACGCTGCTCCGCGGCGCCGGCACCCTCAACTTCCGCGACCTCGTCGCCGGCGTGGATCAGACCGGCGTCGTCGTCGCGCGGTTCCTCGCCGTGCTCGAGCTCTACCGCCATGCCGCCCTGTCGTTCGAGCAGCTCGAACCGCTGGGGGAACTGACCCTCCGCTGGACCGCCGAACGGTGGTCGGACGACAGCCTCGCCTCTCTGGGAGCCGATTATGACCGATGACCCCACGCTGCGCACCGAGCCCGTGGCGGTGTCCGCGACCGATGACGGCGAAGAGCCCGTGCAGCGGCCGCAGGACGTGGCATCCGTCGCGGAGCGTCTTGAGGCGATCCTGCTCGTCGTTGACGAGCCGCAGTCGCTCGTGAGCCTCGCTGCCGCCGTCGGCGCGCCCGTCCCGGCCGTGCGCCAGGCGATCGAGGCCCTCGTCGCCGACTACGACGGCGAGGCCGCGGGCCCCCGTCGCGGATTCGAGCTGCGCGAGGTGGGCGGTGGCTGGCGCTTCTACGTGCGCGCCGAGCATGACGCGCTCGTCTCGGAGTTCGTGAACGCACAGGCCCCGTCGCGGCTGTCGCAGGCGGCGCTCGAGACCCTGGCCGTCATCGCCTACAAGCAGCCCGTCACCCGCAGCCAAGTGGCGTCGATCCGTGCGGTCAACGTCGACTCTGTGGTGCGCACGCTCGTCGCGCGCGGCCTCATCACCGAGCTGTTCACCGACCCCGAGACCGGGGCGATCAACTACGGCACGACCGACGCGCTGCTGGTGAACCTCGGCATCAACTCGCTCGACGAGCTGCCCCACATCTCGCCGCTGCTGGACGACGGCGCCGACGGGTTCGATGTGGAAGGCCTGCGATGACCGAGCACGCCAACCCCCGACGACAAGATGGAGACAAGACGATGGACACCGAGGGTGTACGGCTGCAGAAGGCGCTCGCGAACGCGGGAGTCGCCTCGAGGAGGGTGTCTGAGAATCTCATCGTCGAAGGCCGCGTGCGGGTGAACGGGCAGGTCGTCACCGAGCTCGGGTCCCGCGTCGACCCCGAGCGCGACCTCATCGACGTGGACGGCACGGTCATCCAGCTCGACCAATCCAAGCGCTACGTCATGCTCAACAAGCCCACCGGCGTCGTGAGCACGATGAAGGACGAGAACGGTCGACCCGACCTGCGCCAGTACACGAAGGACTGGCCGGAGCGGCTCTACAACGTCGGACGCCTGGATGCCGAGACCTCCGGGCTGCTGGTGCTCACCAACGACGGCGACCTCGCCCACGTGCTCGCCCACCCGTCGTTCGGAGTGACCAAGGTCTACATCGCCAAGGTGTCCGGCCGGGTCACGGCGCAGACCATCGCCCGGCTGACCAAGGGCATCGAGCTGGAGGACGGCCCCATCGCCGCCGACAAGGCGCGGCTGCTCGACACGTCCGGCGAGACGAGCCTGGTCGAACTCACCCTGCACTCCGGTCGCAACCGCATCGTGCGGCGCATGATGGCCGAGGTCGGCCACCCCGTCGTGGAGCTCGTCCGACGCCAGTTCGGGCCGCTGCACCTGGGAACACTCCCGGCTGGCCGTGCGCGCGAGTTGACTACAGTGGAACGCGGCGCGCTGCTCACTTTGGCGCGCGCCGCGACGGAGGAGCCGTCGCCGGGCGACCAGGAGAGCCAGTGACCGATTCGACGACGGGGCCGCTCGCCGCGCGCGTGCAGGGCCCCGTCCGCATCGTGGGCGCGGGGCTGCTGGGGTCCAGCATCGGCCACGCACTGCGTGCCCGTGGCGTCGACGTCGTGCTCGACGACACGTCGCCGGCACAGCTGCGCCTGGCCATCGACTACGGCGCCGGCCGTGCCGCCCGCGCCGATGACGCGCCCGTGCTCGTCGTGGTGGCGGTGCCGCCGGACGTCACGGCCGACGTCATCGAGCGGGAGCTTGTTGCGTACCCCCAGGCCGTCGTCACCGACGTCGCGAGCGTCAAGCTCGAGCCGCTGCGACGGCTGCGTGAGCGCGGCGTGGATCTCACCCGTTACATCGGCTCCCACCCGCTGGCCGGCCGCGAGCGGGGCGGCGCCATCGCCGCCCGTGCCGACATCTTCGTCGGCCGTCCGTGGGTCGTCTGCCGCGACGGCGAGACCCGGCCCGGCGACCTCGCTCTCGTGGAGGGCCTTGCCCTCGACCTCGGCGCCATGCCGCTCGAGATGAGCCCCGAGGAGCATGACCGGGCGGTCGCCCTCACCTCCCACGTGCCGCAGCTGGTGGCGAGCCTCTTGGCCGGCCGCTTCGTCGACGCGCCCGAGGGCTCGCTGCGCCTCGCCGGCCAGGGCGTGCGGGACACCACGCGCATTGCGGCATCCGCTCCGGAGCTCTGGGTGCAGATCCTCGGCGCCAACGCAGCCCCGGTGGTCGACGTCCTCGACGCGCTGGCCGCCGACCTCACGGCCGTGTCGGCGGCGCTGCGCGAACCCGAGGTCCCCGGCGCCCGCCGCGACGTGGCCGAGACCATCCGACGCGGAAACGACGGAGTCGAGCGCCTCCCCGGCAAGCACGGTCAGAACCGCCGTTTCGAACAGGTCGTGGTGATGGTCGATGACCGCCCCGGCCAGCTGGGGCGCCTCTTCGGCGACCTCGGCGTCCTCGACGTGAACGTCGAGGACCTGCGCCTGGAGCATTCGCCCGGCGCACAATTCGGCCTGGCGGAAGTCAGCGTCGTCCCCGCCGCGGTGCGACGGACCGTCGACGGCCTGACGGCGCGGGGCTGGAAGATTGCGAGCACCAATGACTGACACCTCACAGAGCACTGCGGCGACGGTCGGCGGACCCGTCGTCGTCGCGATCGACGGCCCGGCCGGCAGCGGTAAGTCCAGCGTGTCGAAGCAGGCCGCCCGGCGGCTGTCGTTCGGCTACCTCGACACCGGCGCCGCCTACCGCGCCCTGGCCTGGCACGCGCTGTCGCACGGCGTCGACACCTCCGACGCCGTTTCGGTGCTCGAGGTCGCCGGCGACTTCGACTTCGCCATCTCGCTCGACCCCGACGACTACTGGGTGAGGGTCGGCGCCACCGACGTGACCGACGCCATCCGCGAGCCCCGCGTGTCGGACGCTGTGAGCGGCGTCGCGCGGGTGCCCGCGGTACGCGAGGCCGTCAACGCCATGTTCCGGGCGCTCGTGGCGACGTCGGGCCTGGACGGTGTCATCGTCGAGGGCCGGGACATCACGACGGTCGTGACCCCCGACGCGCCGGTGCGGATTCTCCTCACCGCAGCACCCGAGGTGCGCGCCGCGCGCCGCAGCGCCGAGATCACGACGCAGGATGCCACGGCCGTCGCCGACGCCCTGCATCGTCGCGACGCCGCCGACGCCAAGGTCGTGGACTTCCTCACCGCCGCCCCCGGCGTGACGGTGGTCGATTCGACCGCATTGAATTTCGAACAGACTGTGGACGCCGTACTCGACGTCGTCCGCGCAGAGACGGGAGCGCACCATGAGCGCTGAAGAAGAGTACGAAGGCGGCCCGGACAACCTGGCCGAGAAGCTCGCCGACATGGACGAGCACCTGGCCGAGCAGCGCGCGGCGACCCTGCGCGCCTCGCTGTCGGACTACGAGCTCGACGACGAAGACGCCGGGCTGCTCGCCGGTGCCGCGCAGGGCGACGACGGCGTGGAGTACACCCCGGCGCTGCCGGTGGTCGCGATCGTCGGTCGCCCCAACGTCGGCAAGTCCGCGCTGGTCAACCGCATCCTCGGCCGCCGCGAGGCCGTCGTGGAGGACACCCCCGGCGTGACCCGCGACCGCGTCACCTACAAGGCCGAGTGGATGGACCGCCGGTTCTCGCTGGTGGACACCGGCGGCTGGGAGCCCGACGCCCGCGGCATCGACCGATCGGTGGCCGCGCAGGCCGAGGTCGCCATCGACCTCGCCGACGTGGTGCTCTTCGTCGTCGACGCGATGGTCGGCGCCACCTCGACCGACGAGCACGTCGTGAAGCTGCTGCGCAAGAGCGGCAAGCCGGTGTTCCTCGTCGCCAACAAGATCGACGACCAGCGCCATGAGCCGGAAGCCGCAGCCCTGTGGGCTCTCGGACTCGGGGAGCCGTACCCCGTCTCGGCCATCCACGGCCGCGGCGTCGCTGACCTTCTCGACGCGGTCATGAAGGTGCTGCCGGAGGTCTCGGCGGTCGCCAAGCAGGAGATCGGCGGCCCCCGCCGCGTGGCGATCCTCGGTCGCCCCAACGTCGGAAAGTCGTCGCTGCTGAACAAGGCCGCAGGCGAAGAGCGCGTCGTCGTCAACGAGCTCGCGGGAACCACCCGCGACCCGGTCGACGAGGTCGTCGAGCTGGGCGGCAAGCTCTGGCGCCTGGTCGACACCGCCGGCATCCGTCGCCGGGTGCACCTGCAGCAGGGCGCCGACTTCTACGCGTCGCTGCGCACCTCGGCGGCGCTCGAGAAGGCGGAGGTCGCCGTCGTCGTGCTCGACGTCAGCCAGCCGCTGAGCGAGCAGGACGTGCGCATCATCGACCTCGTGCTCGAGTCGGGGCGCGCGCTCGTGCTGGCGTTCAACAAGTGGGATCGCCTGAACGATGACGACATGGAGAACATCGACCGTCGCCGCTACCTCGAGCGCGAGATCGAGCAGGACCTCGCCCACGTGGCGTGGGCTCCGCGCGTCAACATCTCCGCCCTGACCGGTCGCCACCTCGACAAGCTCGTGCCCGCGCTCGAGACGGCGCTGGACTCATGGGACCAGCGCATCCCCACCGGCAAGTTCAACGCGTTCCTCTCCGAGCTCGTCGCGGAGCACCCGCACCCGCTGCGCGGCGGCAAGCAGCCCCGCATCCTGTTCGGCACGCAGGCCTCGA from Microbacterium sp. zg-Y625 includes these protein-coding regions:
- the xerD gene encoding site-specific tyrosine recombinase XerD, with translation MRIERAIDGYLRHVAVERGLSEHTSAAYRRDLGGYARWLEEQGIADTDAVTADVVSGFIADRASADPPPAASSLARLQSAVRSFHRHLVREGLSDDDPTGRLRPPKAARRLPKALTIAQVEALLEASGPAASDAQPGDLAGLRDRALLELLYATGARISEIVQLDVDDLAHGDVLRVRGKGDKERIVPIGSYARTAVDAYLTRVRPELSRRGRATPRLFLGVRGAPLSRQSAWLVIRQAADRAGLTAHVSPHTLRHSFATHLLQGGADVRVVQELLGHASVTTTQIYTYVSPDALRDVYVTSHPRAR
- a CDS encoding prephenate dehydrogenase; the encoded protein is MTDSTTGPLAARVQGPVRIVGAGLLGSSIGHALRARGVDVVLDDTSPAQLRLAIDYGAGRAARADDAPVLVVVAVPPDVTADVIERELVAYPQAVVTDVASVKLEPLRRLRERGVDLTRYIGSHPLAGRERGGAIAARADIFVGRPWVVCRDGETRPGDLALVEGLALDLGAMPLEMSPEEHDRAVALTSHVPQLVASLLAGRFVDAPEGSLRLAGQGVRDTTRIAASAPELWVQILGANAAPVVDVLDALAADLTAVSAALREPEVPGARRDVAETIRRGNDGVERLPGKHGQNRRFEQVVVMVDDRPGQLGRLFGDLGVLDVNVEDLRLEHSPGAQFGLAEVSVVPAAVRRTVDGLTARGWKIASTND
- a CDS encoding ParA family protein, with the protein product MAGKAQAAKTAAGDTPIGPTGRPYQGFPTPPKLNGHGPARIISLCNQKGGVGKTTTTINLAASLAEYGRRVLAVDFDPQGALSAGLGIATHEIPTIYDLLLDSKRDPHEVIVPTAVEGLDILPANIDLSAAEVHLVNEVARETILARVLRKVAGEYDVILVDCQPSLGLLTVNALTASHGVLIPLECEFFALRGVALLIETIDKVRDRLNPTIELDGVLATMYDPRTLHSREVLERVVDAFGDDVLETVIGRTVKFPDASVSGVPIIDFAPEHPAAQAYLRLARELVARGAVA
- a CDS encoding vitamin K epoxide reductase family protein, whose product is MSTTAATTLRPPRALAVFWIVAAAAGWVVSFLLYQEYIGQLTGADPLFSCQISVLVTCGPNLLSPGGNLLGFSNSIIGMTLFLGPIYAGISALAAPDGLRAWFWRVFTVFVLGGFLLVHVFAYRSVFEYGSLCPWCMVVWLVTIPLFWFTLGWALRDGVWGRMPRLGAALLGWAPLLTVVNYALIAVVAQLRLDVLGSL
- a CDS encoding segregation and condensation protein A, whose protein sequence is MAPSPDDDTSAVVEPSTNAEAETATPGFRVSLDVFDGPFDLLLSLISQHELDITEVALSRVTDEFIAYLRSMQTAEQLDEASEFLVVAVTLLDMKVAGLLPQGELVDAESVALLEARDLLFARLLQYRAFKEVSAWFAQHLQAEDRRHTRSVPLEEKYRRAVPELVWTLSPDDFAALAVVAMAPKEIPHVGLDHLHAPLVSIREQAAIVVTLLRGAGTLNFRDLVAGVDQTGVVVARFLAVLELYRHAALSFEQLEPLGELTLRWTAERWSDDSLASLGADYDR
- a CDS encoding septum formation family protein, with the protein product MKKRDHTMKLARPQVAFAGLVVLGMTTLTACSAASLPNTGSEPVRDAESGQVTESSDAVDVFSIRVGDCLNTSELSGETELESVPIVPCDEPHEDEVYHAFDSASSEFPGTDALSAEADETCIAEFATFVGTPWEESALEYWPMYPSEQSWAGGDREILCMLYDPTVETVTGTLAGAAR
- the der gene encoding ribosome biogenesis GTPase Der, which codes for MSAEEEYEGGPDNLAEKLADMDEHLAEQRAATLRASLSDYELDDEDAGLLAGAAQGDDGVEYTPALPVVAIVGRPNVGKSALVNRILGRREAVVEDTPGVTRDRVTYKAEWMDRRFSLVDTGGWEPDARGIDRSVAAQAEVAIDLADVVLFVVDAMVGATSTDEHVVKLLRKSGKPVFLVANKIDDQRHEPEAAALWALGLGEPYPVSAIHGRGVADLLDAVMKVLPEVSAVAKQEIGGPRRVAILGRPNVGKSSLLNKAAGEERVVVNELAGTTRDPVDEVVELGGKLWRLVDTAGIRRRVHLQQGADFYASLRTSAALEKAEVAVVVLDVSQPLSEQDVRIIDLVLESGRALVLAFNKWDRLNDDDMENIDRRRYLEREIEQDLAHVAWAPRVNISALTGRHLDKLVPALETALDSWDQRIPTGKFNAFLSELVAEHPHPLRGGKQPRILFGTQASTRPPTFVLFTTGFLDPGYRRFIQRRLRELFGFEGTPIVINMRVREKRQR
- the scpB gene encoding SMC-Scp complex subunit ScpB — protein: MTDDPTLRTEPVAVSATDDGEEPVQRPQDVASVAERLEAILLVVDEPQSLVSLAAAVGAPVPAVRQAIEALVADYDGEAAGPRRGFELREVGGGWRFYVRAEHDALVSEFVNAQAPSRLSQAALETLAVIAYKQPVTRSQVASIRAVNVDSVVRTLVARGLITELFTDPETGAINYGTTDALLVNLGINSLDELPHISPLLDDGADGFDVEGLR
- a CDS encoding pseudouridine synthase; the encoded protein is MDTEGVRLQKALANAGVASRRVSENLIVEGRVRVNGQVVTELGSRVDPERDLIDVDGTVIQLDQSKRYVMLNKPTGVVSTMKDENGRPDLRQYTKDWPERLYNVGRLDAETSGLLVLTNDGDLAHVLAHPSFGVTKVYIAKVSGRVTAQTIARLTKGIELEDGPIAADKARLLDTSGETSLVELTLHSGRNRIVRRMMAEVGHPVVELVRRQFGPLHLGTLPAGRARELTTVERGALLTLARAATEEPSPGDQESQ
- the cmk gene encoding (d)CMP kinase, whose amino-acid sequence is MTDTSQSTAATVGGPVVVAIDGPAGSGKSSVSKQAARRLSFGYLDTGAAYRALAWHALSHGVDTSDAVSVLEVAGDFDFAISLDPDDYWVRVGATDVTDAIREPRVSDAVSGVARVPAVREAVNAMFRALVATSGLDGVIVEGRDITTVVTPDAPVRILLTAAPEVRAARRSAEITTQDATAVADALHRRDAADAKVVDFLTAAPGVTVVDSTALNFEQTVDAVLDVVRAETGAHHER